The following coding sequences lie in one Streptomyces albofaciens JCM 4342 genomic window:
- a CDS encoding Eco57I restriction-modification methylase domain-containing protein — MPRPKKPTGSTPAHQHADWLRLLPADGPFLALPVLTDVFQHGLDLVPDETVDRLRQGWAEVNAAPDLLAPAWSELILREVLSYSGPLLAEGAAVPTEFTTAPAGAGSLRQDAVALGPDGKGGRAARMLLYRRPWQERLTRASQGEPSALEHAAETCRRTDVPLALVTNGRLWVLVHARRGEPTTQATFDADMWLEERLLLRAFATLLGAQRVLPPAAGPDGTPTTSLAALFQRSADAHAQVTDTLGRQVRAAVDLLIGELSRLDRESGGELLEQVAPRDVYRAALTMMMRLVFLFYAEEQRLLPIESELYADAYAVSTLHRRLEDERSLYGDEIGDRRSAAWPRLLATCTALHGGSEHPDLRIPAYGGSLFDPERFPWLTSTRVSDRVVREILDALLVLRGKHGAEQLSYAGLDVEQIGHVYEGLLEFSCLRVTEPYVGLGGKLAPELPLAELEQAHGEGDEAFAEWLKARAGFTTATVKKALTAQPAADDLSNLHSACDNNATLAERIRPYLGLLRRDLRGWPVVGPAGSVVLTQVGDRRATGTHYTPRTLAEEVVEHTLAPLCHAPGPAEGAESDAWQVKPAEQLLALRVADIAMGSGAFLVSACRYLADRLVKAWKRDGLPADVSSLVGEDADRDELARTARRLVADRCLYGVDRDPMAVELAKLSLWLVTLAKDKPFSFLDHALRHGDSLIGVTSIDQITAFHLKPEVGRKINARLHGDIEEDTARIVARATEVRQDIAAMPVVDIRQAQLKAQKLMYADDLTDKLRLAADAVVGAALSTAGEKASSYDDRLTSLSEEVQAALRGDDKAEETTRERIDRWLRGHRMEPIRPLHWPLEFPELFGPAGSGFDAIVGNPPFVGGKKISPTMGEDYRAYMVERIARGRRGNADLCAYFLLRDTSLTPTGRMGIITTNTIAQGDTREVGLDQIVERGRTIYRAVKSQPWPGTAALEISLLWLGRCHENEPAVLDDRRVRGITPALDVVSRVSGNPYRLTVNAGQSFQGSIVLGMGFVLDPEEARAYIEKDPRNADVVFPYLNGEDLNSRPDCSARRWVINFGEMTKEEARRYPTCWTRVENNVKPERIKKDSKKYPRMVHEWWKFWNPRPGLQQAISGIGRILAIARVSKTALPVFVPSGQVTSEQTVIFATDRDADLSLLSSAHHYWWAITRASSLKGDLRYTPSDVYETFPKPGLTDRMDKAGKELDAYRRTLMLERQLGLTKLYNQVHDPKVFDPAIERLRQIHVEIDDAVNEAYGWSDLDLGHGFHETHQGVRFTIVLEAQVEVLDRLLELNHARYDEEVRRGAHSGKGKGKGGGSRGKGDDAAVFDDGALMPPPDALF, encoded by the coding sequence ATGCCACGCCCCAAGAAGCCCACCGGTTCCACTCCGGCACATCAGCACGCCGACTGGCTGCGCCTGCTCCCCGCCGACGGCCCGTTCCTCGCGCTGCCCGTACTCACCGACGTCTTCCAGCACGGGCTGGACCTCGTCCCGGACGAGACCGTGGACCGCCTCAGGCAGGGATGGGCCGAGGTCAACGCGGCCCCCGACCTCCTCGCCCCTGCCTGGTCCGAGCTGATCCTGCGCGAAGTGCTCTCCTACAGCGGCCCCCTCCTGGCCGAAGGCGCTGCCGTCCCCACAGAGTTCACAACCGCACCGGCCGGTGCCGGCAGCCTGCGCCAGGACGCCGTCGCACTCGGACCCGACGGTAAGGGCGGGCGGGCCGCCCGCATGCTCCTCTATCGTCGCCCCTGGCAGGAGCGCCTCACCCGCGCATCTCAGGGCGAGCCGTCCGCTCTCGAGCATGCCGCCGAGACATGCCGCCGCACCGACGTCCCCCTCGCCCTGGTCACCAACGGTCGCCTGTGGGTCCTGGTCCACGCCCGCCGCGGCGAACCCACCACCCAGGCTACCTTCGACGCCGACATGTGGCTGGAGGAGCGGCTGCTGCTGCGTGCCTTCGCCACCCTGCTCGGCGCCCAGCGAGTCCTGCCGCCCGCCGCCGGCCCGGACGGGACGCCCACCACCAGCCTGGCCGCCCTCTTCCAGCGCAGCGCCGATGCCCATGCTCAGGTCACCGACACTCTCGGGCGGCAGGTCCGCGCCGCCGTTGACCTCCTCATCGGCGAGCTCTCCCGCCTGGACCGCGAATCCGGTGGAGAGTTGCTGGAGCAGGTCGCGCCGCGGGACGTCTACCGGGCCGCACTGACCATGATGATGCGCCTGGTCTTCCTGTTCTACGCCGAAGAACAGCGCCTGTTGCCCATCGAATCCGAGCTCTACGCCGACGCCTACGCCGTCTCCACTCTCCATCGCCGTCTGGAAGACGAGCGCAGCCTGTACGGCGACGAGATCGGCGACCGCCGCTCCGCCGCCTGGCCCCGCCTGCTCGCCACCTGCACCGCTCTACATGGCGGCAGCGAACACCCCGACCTGCGCATCCCCGCCTACGGCGGCTCCCTCTTCGATCCCGAACGCTTCCCCTGGCTCACCAGCACCCGCGTCAGCGACCGCGTCGTACGCGAAATCCTCGACGCCCTCCTGGTCCTGCGCGGCAAGCACGGCGCCGAGCAGCTCTCATACGCCGGCCTGGACGTCGAACAAATCGGCCACGTCTACGAGGGCCTGCTCGAGTTCTCCTGCCTGCGCGTCACCGAGCCCTACGTCGGCCTCGGCGGCAAGCTCGCCCCCGAACTGCCCCTCGCCGAGTTGGAACAGGCCCATGGGGAAGGGGACGAGGCGTTCGCGGAATGGCTCAAAGCCCGAGCCGGCTTCACCACGGCGACCGTGAAAAAGGCACTCACCGCCCAACCGGCCGCGGACGACCTGTCCAACCTGCACAGCGCCTGCGACAACAACGCGACCCTCGCCGAACGCATCCGCCCCTACCTCGGCCTGCTCCGCCGCGACCTGCGCGGCTGGCCCGTCGTCGGCCCCGCCGGCTCGGTCGTCCTCACCCAGGTCGGCGACCGCCGCGCCACCGGCACCCACTACACCCCGCGCACCCTCGCCGAAGAAGTCGTCGAACACACCCTCGCCCCGCTCTGCCACGCCCCCGGACCCGCGGAAGGTGCCGAGTCGGATGCCTGGCAGGTCAAGCCCGCCGAGCAGCTGCTCGCCCTGCGCGTCGCCGACATCGCCATGGGCTCCGGCGCCTTCCTCGTCTCCGCCTGCCGCTACCTGGCCGACCGCCTCGTCAAAGCGTGGAAGCGTGACGGCCTGCCCGCCGATGTCTCCTCGCTGGTCGGTGAGGACGCCGACCGGGACGAACTGGCCCGCACTGCCCGCCGCCTGGTCGCCGACCGCTGCCTGTACGGGGTGGACCGCGACCCCATGGCCGTCGAACTGGCGAAGCTGTCGCTATGGCTGGTCACCCTGGCCAAGGACAAGCCCTTCAGCTTCCTCGACCACGCCCTGCGCCACGGGGACTCTCTTATCGGCGTCACTTCTATCGATCAAATCACCGCCTTCCACTTGAAGCCCGAGGTTGGGCGGAAGATCAACGCTCGCCTGCACGGCGACATCGAGGAGGACACCGCCCGCATCGTCGCCCGCGCCACCGAAGTCCGCCAGGACATCGCGGCCATGCCGGTGGTGGACATCCGCCAGGCCCAGCTCAAGGCCCAGAAGCTGATGTACGCCGACGATCTAACCGACAAGCTCCGGCTCGCCGCCGACGCAGTGGTGGGCGCGGCGCTGTCCACCGCCGGGGAGAAGGCGAGTTCATACGACGACCGGCTGACCAGCCTCTCCGAGGAAGTCCAGGCCGCACTGCGCGGCGACGACAAGGCGGAAGAGACGACGCGAGAGCGAATCGACCGATGGCTGAGGGGCCATCGGATGGAACCTATACGCCCTCTTCACTGGCCGTTGGAGTTCCCTGAGCTGTTTGGGCCAGCAGGGAGCGGGTTCGACGCCATCGTAGGGAACCCCCCATTTGTTGGCGGTAAAAAAATTTCACCGACCATGGGTGAAGACTACAGAGCTTATATGGTTGAGCGCATTGCCAGAGGTAGGCGAGGCAATGCCGACCTATGCGCATACTTCCTGCTTCGTGACACTTCCCTGACGCCGACCGGTCGAATGGGAATCATAACCACTAATACGATCGCCCAGGGGGACACCCGTGAAGTTGGATTGGATCAAATAGTCGAACGCGGTCGAACGATATATCGTGCAGTGAAATCCCAGCCGTGGCCGGGTACCGCTGCGCTGGAAATATCGCTCCTATGGTTGGGACGATGCCATGAGAACGAGCCAGCAGTGCTCGATGACAGACGCGTACGTGGCATCACACCTGCGCTCGACGTAGTCAGTCGAGTGAGCGGAAACCCATATCGACTGACCGTCAACGCAGGCCAGTCATTTCAAGGCTCGATTGTCCTCGGCATGGGATTCGTGCTTGATCCGGAAGAAGCGCGGGCATACATAGAGAAGGATCCGCGGAACGCCGATGTCGTATTCCCCTACCTCAACGGCGAGGACCTAAACTCCCGACCGGATTGTTCGGCAAGGCGCTGGGTAATCAATTTTGGCGAGATGACCAAGGAAGAAGCCCGTCGATACCCGACATGTTGGACACGCGTCGAAAATAACGTCAAGCCAGAGCGAATCAAAAAGGATTCGAAGAAGTACCCGCGAATGGTCCATGAGTGGTGGAAATTTTGGAATCCTCGCCCTGGCCTCCAACAAGCCATCTCTGGTATCGGCCGGATATTGGCGATCGCACGCGTGAGCAAGACAGCCTTGCCGGTTTTTGTTCCTTCTGGCCAGGTCACTAGCGAACAGACAGTCATCTTTGCCACGGATCGCGATGCCGATTTGTCTCTGCTCTCCAGCGCCCATCACTATTGGTGGGCGATCACAAGGGCATCCAGCTTGAAGGGGGATCTGCGCTACACCCCCTCCGACGTCTACGAGACCTTCCCCAAGCCTGGCCTCACTGACCGCATGGACAAGGCTGGTAAGGAGTTGGACGCTTACCGCCGTACGCTCATGCTGGAGCGACAGTTGGGGCTGACAAAGCTCTACAACCAGGTACACGACCCAAAGGTGTTCGATCCGGCCATTGAGCGGTTGCGGCAGATCCACGTAGAGATCGATGATGCGGTCAACGAGGCCTATGGCTGGTCCGATCTGGATCTGGGCCATGGCTTCCATGAGACGCACCAGGGCGTCCGGTTCACCATCGTGCTAGAGGCGCAGGTTGAGGTGCTGGACCGGTTGCTGGAGCTGAACCACGCTCGCTACGACGAGGAGGTCCGCCGTGGTGCGCACTCCGGCAAGGGGAAGGGCAAGGGCGGTGGCAGCCGCGGAAAAGGCGATGACGCCGCCGTCTTCGACGACGGCGCGCTGATGCCACCGCCGGATGCCCTGTTCTGA
- the drmD gene encoding DISARM system SNF2-like helicase DrmD: protein MPDLAVSDRVGAPAPGQLVTVRNRQWIVSGVLAGTVASSDPTGSFTTPPQHVVSLVSIEDDARDEELRVVWELEYGAVAHDQHSLPTPERGFDEPQRLDAFLDAVRWGAVASADRTALQAPFRSGVQIEEYQLDPVVRALSMPRTNLLVADDVGLGKTIEAGLVAQELMLRHRARTMLVVCPAGLTVQWRDEMRDKFGLDFRIVDTKLLKELRRSRGLYANPWTHYPRLIVSVDWLKRERPMRLLREVLPTVPSYPRAFDLLIVDEVHTCAPSGNGRYAVDSQRTQAIRALAPHCEHRLFLSATPHNGYLESFTALLELLDDQRFARGVKPNPEQLARVMVRRLKRDLPPRWDGTPRFPKRVLQELPVHYDEAEREAHRMLSVYAASRRRAAGQTAQRTAADFVTTLLKKRLFSSPKAFAETVDTHLATMEARATGPFEPDAKAGAVGEAGSRVLRPLIDRLEETAGDDEAFAPAATQALTAVREVAPPLSDEERRLLQQLRSWARDAQDRADGKFRAFTDWLDPIVRPNGQWSDQRVIVFTEYRDTQRWLYERLIAAGVPTERIAQLHGGQDEKEREHVKNVFQESPDLPGGEPRILLATDAASEGINLQRYCHRLLHWEIPWNPNRLEQRNGRIDRHGQHAARVEVYHFVPAGWEKAEADPDAFAEGTLENELYFLHHAAHKVDQIREDLGSAGEVIAAQVEQKMLGKRTDWQTADAEITRRSGRAVLKIERDLARDLERLTETLSSSRTDLNLSPATLERVVRTGLALAHGKDLLTAEPPQGMRAACFRLPQLPGAWAEARNDGLYHPVTGVERLVTFDGDAAADRTDVVLLHLGHRLVQMCLRLLRAEIWAGGAAAKLSRVTARLVPGDVLRAPAVIAHGRVVVTGAEGTRLHEEIVTAGGLIEGGKLTRAKETDLAAWLAAATEELPATAFLDRLTTLWPDLQESLSRALKVRADQRARSLGGLLERRCDEEVAGIETILADLEHSIRGALNDHAHWEQASLFEVVAEANQLRKDRAALAERLEAIPGMREQETAALRRRYADPTARYFPAAVTFLVPSALSRGAR, encoded by the coding sequence TCCAGCGATCCGACCGGGTCGTTCACGACACCGCCCCAGCATGTGGTGAGCCTGGTGTCCATAGAGGACGACGCTCGCGACGAGGAGTTGCGGGTCGTGTGGGAGCTGGAGTACGGCGCTGTCGCGCACGACCAGCACTCCCTGCCGACCCCTGAGCGTGGCTTTGACGAGCCGCAGCGGCTGGATGCCTTTTTGGACGCAGTGCGCTGGGGAGCGGTCGCCTCGGCGGACCGCACCGCGCTGCAGGCACCGTTCCGTTCGGGTGTCCAGATCGAGGAATACCAGCTGGATCCAGTGGTGCGGGCACTGTCGATGCCGCGTACCAACCTGCTGGTCGCCGACGACGTCGGCTTGGGCAAGACGATCGAAGCCGGACTGGTGGCGCAGGAGCTGATGTTGCGCCACCGGGCTCGGACGATGCTGGTGGTGTGCCCGGCCGGCCTGACGGTGCAGTGGCGCGATGAGATGCGTGACAAGTTCGGCCTGGACTTCCGCATAGTCGATACGAAGCTGCTGAAGGAACTGCGCCGCTCCCGGGGCTTGTACGCGAACCCATGGACGCACTATCCGCGGCTGATCGTCAGTGTGGACTGGCTCAAGCGGGAGCGGCCGATGCGCCTGCTGCGCGAGGTCCTGCCCACTGTGCCGAGCTATCCGCGCGCCTTCGATCTGCTGATCGTGGACGAGGTGCACACCTGTGCGCCCTCGGGCAACGGCCGCTACGCGGTGGACTCCCAGCGCACTCAGGCCATCCGCGCGCTGGCCCCGCACTGCGAGCACCGTCTGTTCTTGTCGGCCACCCCTCACAACGGCTACCTGGAGTCCTTTACTGCGCTGCTGGAGCTGCTGGACGATCAGCGCTTCGCCCGTGGAGTCAAGCCGAACCCGGAGCAGCTCGCGCGGGTGATGGTGCGCCGCCTCAAGCGGGACCTGCCGCCCCGCTGGGACGGCACCCCACGTTTTCCCAAGCGCGTACTGCAGGAACTGCCGGTCCACTACGACGAGGCCGAGCGTGAGGCGCACCGCATGCTCTCCGTCTATGCGGCCAGCCGCCGCCGGGCGGCCGGCCAGACAGCGCAGCGCACCGCGGCGGACTTCGTCACCACGCTGCTGAAAAAGCGCCTGTTCTCCTCACCGAAGGCGTTCGCCGAAACGGTGGACACGCACCTGGCGACGATGGAGGCCCGCGCCACGGGCCCCTTCGAGCCGGACGCGAAGGCGGGGGCGGTCGGAGAGGCGGGCAGTCGTGTGCTGCGGCCACTGATCGACCGGCTTGAGGAGACCGCGGGCGACGATGAGGCCTTCGCCCCGGCCGCCACTCAGGCGCTCACCGCCGTCCGCGAAGTCGCGCCGCCGTTGTCGGACGAGGAACGCCGGTTGTTGCAGCAGCTGCGTTCCTGGGCTCGAGATGCGCAGGATCGGGCGGACGGCAAGTTCCGCGCGTTCACCGACTGGCTCGACCCGATCGTCCGCCCCAATGGCCAGTGGTCCGACCAGCGCGTCATCGTCTTCACCGAGTACCGCGACACTCAGCGCTGGCTGTACGAGCGGCTGATCGCCGCCGGCGTGCCGACCGAGCGGATCGCCCAGCTGCACGGCGGCCAGGACGAAAAAGAGCGGGAGCACGTCAAGAACGTCTTCCAGGAGTCCCCCGACCTGCCCGGCGGCGAGCCGCGCATCCTGCTAGCCACGGACGCGGCCAGCGAGGGCATCAACCTGCAGCGCTACTGCCACCGGCTGCTGCACTGGGAGATCCCGTGGAACCCCAACCGGCTCGAGCAGCGCAACGGCCGCATCGACCGGCACGGCCAGCACGCCGCCCGGGTGGAGGTCTACCACTTCGTGCCCGCCGGCTGGGAGAAGGCCGAGGCGGACCCCGACGCCTTCGCCGAGGGCACCCTGGAGAACGAGCTCTACTTCCTGCACCACGCGGCGCACAAGGTCGACCAGATCCGTGAGGACCTCGGCAGCGCCGGCGAGGTGATCGCCGCCCAGGTAGAGCAGAAGATGCTGGGCAAGCGCACCGACTGGCAGACCGCGGACGCGGAGATCACCCGCCGCTCCGGCCGGGCCGTACTGAAGATTGAACGCGACCTTGCCCGAGATCTCGAGCGACTCACCGAAACCCTCTCCAGCAGCCGCACCGACCTCAACCTCTCACCGGCCACGCTCGAGCGGGTGGTGCGCACCGGCCTGGCCCTGGCCCACGGCAAGGATCTCCTCACCGCCGAGCCGCCCCAGGGGATGCGGGCCGCGTGCTTCCGCCTTCCGCAGTTGCCCGGCGCCTGGGCCGAGGCCCGCAACGACGGTCTGTACCATCCGGTCACCGGCGTCGAGCGGCTCGTCACCTTCGACGGCGACGCCGCCGCCGACCGCACCGACGTGGTACTGCTCCACCTTGGCCACCGGCTGGTGCAGATGTGCCTGCGCCTGCTGCGCGCCGAGATATGGGCCGGCGGTGCCGCAGCGAAGCTCTCCCGCGTCACCGCCCGCCTGGTTCCCGGCGACGTCCTGCGCGCCCCTGCCGTCATCGCCCACGGTCGCGTCGTCGTCACCGGGGCCGAAGGCACCCGCCTGCACGAGGAGATCGTCACCGCAGGCGGACTGATCGAAGGCGGCAAGCTGACCCGCGCCAAGGAGACGGACCTGGCCGCCTGGCTCGCCGCCGCCACCGAGGAACTGCCCGCCACCGCCTTCCTCGACCGCCTCACCACTCTGTGGCCTGATCTGCAAGAGTCCTTGAGCCGGGCCCTCAAGGTGCGCGCCGACCAGCGGGCCCGCAGCCTGGGTGGCCTGCTCGAGCGCCGCTGCGACGAGGAAGTCGCCGGCATCGAAACGATCCTGGCGGACCTGGAGCACTCCATCCGAGGTGCCCTGAACGATCACGCCCACTGGGAGCAGGCCAGCCTCTTCGAGGTCGTAGCGGAGGCCAACCAGCTCCGCAAGGACCGCGCCGCCCTCGCCGAACGGCTCGAGGCCATCCCCGGCATGCGGGAGCAGGAGACCGCGGCGCTGCGCCGCCGCTACGCCGACCCCACCGCTCGCTACTTCCCCGCCGCCGTCACCTTCCTGGTCCCCTCCGCGCTGTCCCGAGGTGCACGCTGA